The following are encoded together in the Bacillus cereus group sp. RP43 genome:
- the yhaM gene encoding 3'-5' exoribonuclease YhaM, which produces MKKKIAEYEVGEQVDVFLLIKTATKGLASNGKPFLTVILQDPSGDIEAKLWDVSPEVEKQYVAETIVKVAGDILNYKGRIQLRVKQIRVANENEVTDISDFVEKAPVKKEDMVEKITQYIFEMRNPNIQRLTRHLLNKHQNEFLEYPAATKNHHEFVSGLAYHVVSMLDLAKAISALYPSLDKDLLYAGVILHDLGKVFELSGPISTTYTLEGNLLGHISIMVNEIGKAADELQIDAEEVLILQHIVLSHHGKAEWGSPKPPLVKEAEILHYIDNLDAKMNMMDRALGRTKPGEYTERVFALDNRSFYKPTFHN; this is translated from the coding sequence ATGAAAAAGAAAATTGCAGAATATGAAGTTGGTGAACAAGTCGATGTTTTCTTGTTAATTAAAACAGCGACGAAAGGTCTCGCAAGCAATGGCAAGCCGTTTTTAACAGTAATCTTACAAGACCCAAGTGGAGATATTGAAGCGAAGCTATGGGACGTGTCACCAGAAGTTGAAAAACAATATGTAGCGGAAACGATCGTTAAAGTAGCTGGAGATATTCTAAACTACAAAGGGCGTATTCAATTACGTGTGAAACAAATCCGTGTTGCGAATGAAAATGAAGTAACAGATATCTCGGATTTCGTAGAAAAAGCACCAGTGAAAAAAGAAGATATGGTTGAGAAAATTACGCAATACATATTTGAAATGAGAAACCCGAACATTCAGCGTCTAACAAGACATTTATTAAATAAGCATCAAAACGAATTTTTAGAATATCCAGCAGCGACGAAAAATCATCACGAGTTCGTATCTGGACTAGCTTACCATGTCGTATCGATGTTAGATTTAGCGAAAGCTATCTCGGCTCTATACCCATCGTTAGATAAAGATTTACTTTATGCAGGTGTTATTTTACACGACCTTGGTAAAGTATTCGAACTATCTGGCCCAATTTCTACAACGTATACGTTAGAAGGAAATTTACTTGGCCACATCTCTATCATGGTGAACGAAATTGGTAAAGCAGCAGATGAACTACAAATCGATGCAGAAGAAGTATTAATTCTTCAGCACATCGTCCTTTCCCATCACGGAAAAGCAGAATGGGGTAGCCCAAAACCACCGTTAGTAAAAGAAGCAGAAATTCTGCACTACATCGATAACTTAGATGCAAAAATGAACATGATGGACCGCGCATTAGGACGTACAAAACCAGGCGAATACACAGAGCGTGTCTTTGCTCTTGATAATCGTTCGTTCTATAAACCGACGTTCCATAATTAA
- a CDS encoding AAA family ATPase: MRIEKLHIYGYGKLENVEMDLSLLTVLYGENEAGKSTIRSFMKSILFGFPTRGQRRYEPKEGGKYGGAMTVQTEKYGRLKIERLPKTAVGEVTVYFEDGKTGGEDILNDILSGMNESLFDSVFSFDMHGLQNIHQLGEADIGNYLFSASAVGSDALLQLDKKLEKEMNQRFKPSGRNPEINVSLQEMKKLEEKMKEWQGKIGTYEKQVEQLKESEEKLASVRAEKESAERRKQDYEILAALEPLVIEKSAHEKVLENEHGQFPVNGMARYEAVKAKIEPLQVQVDSLQKKIETVQSEIDSTEIDEAFLQKESYVEELRMQHMSYENARQEMRDMTGSIANIKEEIAELEQQIGATFEKETVLSFDISLATKELITQTVQKARELETQKAQLDERFKTAQEQLEEQEENIRQISQQMLADKERNMLVEKEKSFQDAAFIGMGAERMKRKYEEKAGAAVQKKKQWQRVCLLLLLINTLVLFTSLFIDNRVLLFISVIVFVGIVLALVLYKDPSGGLQEELLTLQQSAGGRQSEEAMSVRYQLEKDEEIRKLFERESYKLQQMERAYDKVVSSYEEWERETFHMGEQVDAYKTRYMFPEFYTYVHILPAFERIEKMQQLYRELEKKVERKSSLYEMISHFEHKLETVIGSKEYSNLHEAQSRMQNEKEKRQTCKQLKEKLAEWQEEYEFMQEQLKQLLVERDGLWHIAESTDEEMFLEAGKLAEKREDADKQVGRLLPQIDLLEQRLTSLSLAEHYEADGYDEKLKQEITAAQNCLAKEKELTERIAKHRIEIANLEEGSTYGDLLHEWEMKKSQVREQVKKWAAYAAAKTVLTKTKQYYHEVHLPRILQKSEEYFMYLTGGRYSKIFSPSEAESFIVERNDGMRFYSHELSQATAEQLYLSLRFALAKTFEHDYPFIIDDSFVHFDAVRTNRTIELIKEIAKDRQVIFFTCHAHLLTYFTENEIIKLTRKRKENEL; the protein is encoded by the coding sequence ATGAGAATTGAAAAACTCCATATTTATGGCTATGGAAAACTAGAAAATGTGGAAATGGATCTTTCATTGCTGACGGTGTTGTACGGTGAAAATGAAGCGGGTAAATCGACAATTCGCTCGTTTATGAAAAGTATTTTATTCGGTTTTCCGACGAGAGGACAGCGCCGTTATGAGCCGAAAGAAGGCGGGAAGTACGGCGGAGCGATGACTGTTCAAACAGAGAAGTACGGTCGTTTGAAAATTGAACGATTGCCAAAGACGGCAGTAGGCGAGGTGACCGTTTATTTTGAAGACGGGAAAACTGGCGGCGAAGATATTTTAAACGATATATTAAGCGGCATGAATGAAAGCTTATTTGATTCAGTCTTTTCATTTGATATGCACGGTCTTCAAAATATTCATCAGCTCGGCGAAGCAGATATCGGTAATTATTTATTTTCGGCCAGCGCAGTCGGTAGTGATGCGTTATTGCAGTTAGATAAAAAGTTAGAAAAAGAAATGAATCAGCGTTTTAAGCCGAGTGGTCGTAATCCTGAAATTAACGTGTCACTGCAAGAAATGAAGAAGCTTGAAGAGAAGATGAAAGAGTGGCAAGGGAAAATTGGCACGTATGAAAAACAGGTCGAGCAGTTAAAAGAAAGTGAAGAGAAACTTGCTTCTGTTCGTGCGGAAAAAGAGTCAGCGGAAAGACGAAAGCAAGACTATGAAATATTAGCGGCGCTTGAGCCTCTCGTTATTGAAAAGAGTGCGCACGAGAAAGTGTTAGAAAACGAGCACGGGCAGTTTCCTGTAAACGGGATGGCGCGCTATGAGGCGGTAAAGGCAAAGATAGAACCACTGCAAGTACAAGTAGATTCACTTCAAAAAAAGATAGAAACAGTGCAATCAGAAATTGATTCCACAGAAATAGATGAAGCATTTTTACAAAAAGAAAGTTACGTAGAAGAACTTCGTATGCAGCACATGTCTTATGAAAATGCACGCCAAGAAATGCGTGATATGACAGGAAGTATTGCGAATATAAAAGAAGAAATCGCAGAATTAGAGCAGCAAATTGGCGCTACTTTTGAAAAAGAAACAGTTCTTTCGTTTGATATAAGTTTAGCGACGAAAGAATTAATTACGCAAACTGTGCAAAAGGCGCGTGAATTAGAAACGCAAAAAGCACAACTAGATGAACGTTTTAAAACGGCTCAAGAGCAATTAGAAGAGCAAGAAGAAAATATAAGACAAATAAGCCAGCAAATGTTAGCTGATAAAGAACGAAATATGTTAGTTGAGAAAGAAAAATCATTTCAAGATGCGGCGTTTATCGGTATGGGCGCAGAAAGAATGAAGCGTAAGTATGAGGAAAAAGCAGGAGCGGCGGTGCAAAAGAAAAAGCAGTGGCAACGAGTTTGTCTTCTGTTACTTCTTATTAATACGCTTGTTTTATTCACGAGTCTATTTATAGATAACCGCGTGCTGTTATTTATTAGTGTTATTGTTTTTGTAGGGATCGTCCTTGCTCTCGTTTTATATAAAGATCCTTCGGGTGGATTGCAAGAAGAGCTTCTTACTCTTCAGCAAAGTGCTGGCGGGCGTCAAAGTGAAGAAGCGATGTCGGTTCGCTATCAGTTAGAAAAGGATGAAGAGATTCGCAAGTTATTTGAGCGAGAGTCTTATAAATTGCAGCAAATGGAACGTGCTTATGATAAAGTCGTTTCATCGTATGAAGAATGGGAGAGAGAAACTTTCCATATGGGAGAACAAGTAGATGCGTATAAAACGCGCTATATGTTCCCGGAATTTTATACGTATGTGCACATATTGCCAGCGTTTGAGCGTATTGAAAAAATGCAGCAATTATATCGTGAGCTAGAGAAAAAAGTTGAGCGGAAATCCTCATTATATGAAATGATTTCGCACTTTGAACATAAACTAGAAACTGTTATCGGTAGTAAAGAGTATAGTAATTTGCATGAGGCGCAAAGTCGTATGCAAAATGAGAAAGAGAAGCGCCAAACTTGTAAGCAGCTGAAAGAGAAGCTGGCGGAATGGCAAGAAGAATACGAGTTCATGCAAGAGCAATTAAAACAACTTTTAGTAGAGCGAGATGGGTTATGGCATATCGCAGAATCTACAGATGAAGAGATGTTTTTAGAAGCAGGAAAATTGGCGGAAAAACGTGAAGATGCGGATAAGCAAGTGGGGCGTTTATTACCTCAAATTGATCTTTTAGAACAGCGCTTAACGAGTTTGTCGTTAGCTGAGCATTATGAGGCTGACGGTTATGATGAAAAATTAAAGCAAGAAATTACAGCCGCGCAAAACTGTCTTGCGAAAGAGAAAGAACTGACAGAGCGTATTGCGAAGCATCGAATAGAAATTGCGAATTTAGAAGAAGGCAGTACGTATGGTGATTTACTACATGAGTGGGAAATGAAAAAATCACAAGTGCGTGAACAAGTGAAGAAGTGGGCTGCATATGCGGCCGCAAAGACAGTATTAACGAAAACGAAGCAATATTATCATGAAGTGCATCTTCCGCGTATTTTACAAAAATCCGAAGAGTATTTCATGTATTTAACGGGCGGAAGATATAGTAAAATATTCTCACCGTCAGAGGCGGAATCGTTCATTGTCGAACGTAACGATGGTATGCGTTTTTACAGTCATGAACTAAGCCAAGCGACAGCGGAGCAGTTATATTTATCGTTACGATTTGCACTAGCGAAAACGTTTGAGCACGATTATCCATTTATTATTGACGATAGTTTCGTGCATTTTGATGCGGTAAGGACGAATCGAACGATTGAACTAATAAAGGAAATTGCGAAAGATAGACAAGTTATCTTCTTTACATGTCATGCGCATTTATTAACGTATTTTACAGAAAATGAGATTATAAAATTAACACGTAAGCGTAAAGAAAATGAGTTGTAG
- a CDS encoding metallophosphoesterase, with translation MKQVKFIHAADLHLDSPFKGMEMNVAQSVWERMKQSTFESFERIVDKAIQERVDFVLLAGDLYDAETRSLRAQVFVREQMKRLSQYDIPVFIIHGNHDHLGGSWAAIEFPENVHVFTEPYVEEKSFYKNGELVASIYGFSYLQQAVTDNMTAQYMKMSDAPFHIGMLHGSVEGDTEHNRYAPFQIRELKEKQFDYWALGHIHKREILAEEPYIIYPGNIQGRHRKETGEKGAYLIELTKQGSQCSFFHTADVVWDEIEVSIDGLETVDDLMTSASTAMNECRREEEGTLLTVVFTGQGPLSPYLREDKRVEEIFHILAAGEERKDFVYAMKWKNETVSFAEIERLKEENHFVGSVLKELEAFTNMDGVLRTIWTSPVARNSIESFTEEEKREIQKEAENIILEQLFQQERDKK, from the coding sequence GTGAAACAAGTGAAGTTTATACATGCGGCTGATTTGCATTTGGATAGTCCGTTTAAAGGGATGGAAATGAATGTTGCGCAGTCTGTTTGGGAGAGAATGAAGCAAAGTACGTTTGAATCGTTCGAGCGTATTGTTGATAAAGCGATTCAAGAGCGCGTTGATTTCGTATTACTGGCTGGGGATTTGTATGATGCGGAGACGAGAAGTTTGAGAGCGCAAGTATTTGTGCGTGAGCAAATGAAGCGACTTTCGCAGTACGATATTCCCGTTTTTATTATTCACGGTAACCACGATCATTTAGGAGGAAGCTGGGCAGCAATTGAGTTTCCGGAAAATGTTCATGTGTTTACGGAGCCTTATGTGGAAGAGAAATCGTTTTATAAAAATGGTGAGCTTGTAGCTTCTATTTACGGGTTTAGTTATTTGCAGCAAGCGGTAACGGATAATATGACAGCGCAGTATATGAAAATGAGTGATGCGCCTTTTCATATTGGGATGCTTCACGGGAGTGTGGAAGGGGATACAGAGCATAATCGCTATGCGCCGTTTCAAATTCGTGAGCTGAAAGAAAAGCAATTTGATTATTGGGCTCTTGGCCATATACATAAACGTGAAATTCTAGCAGAAGAGCCGTACATTATTTATCCGGGTAATATACAAGGTCGTCATCGTAAGGAAACAGGGGAAAAGGGTGCATACCTTATTGAACTTACGAAACAAGGATCGCAATGTTCGTTTTTCCATACTGCGGATGTTGTGTGGGATGAGATAGAAGTGAGTATCGATGGACTTGAAACTGTTGATGATCTTATGACGAGCGCGTCAACTGCGATGAATGAATGCAGAAGAGAAGAGGAAGGCACGCTTTTAACTGTTGTATTTACAGGGCAGGGACCACTTTCTCCTTATTTACGTGAAGACAAGCGTGTGGAAGAGATTTTTCATATTTTAGCAGCAGGAGAAGAGCGAAAAGACTTTGTGTATGCGATGAAGTGGAAAAATGAGACGGTTTCTTTTGCGGAAATTGAACGTTTGAAAGAAGAAAATCATTTCGTCGGTAGTGTGCTGAAAGAGTTAGAAGCTTTCACAAATATGGACGGAGTGTTGCGCACCATTTGGACATCTCCTGTGGCGCGTAATAGCATTGAATCTTTCACAGAAGAAGAGAAGAGAGAGATTCAAAAGGAAGCGGAAAATATTATTTTAGAGCAATTATTCCAGCAAGAGAGGGATAAAAAATGA
- a CDS encoding YhzD family protein, whose protein sequence is MGVYVLTVFEKDGSKALDESFEAATEKEAKAKGESILQEKGLYEKTHRCTSSAGKLVLFQR, encoded by the coding sequence ATGGGAGTATACGTTCTAACAGTCTTTGAAAAAGATGGTTCAAAAGCATTAGACGAATCATTCGAGGCGGCAACTGAAAAAGAAGCGAAAGCAAAAGGCGAATCTATTTTACAAGAAAAAGGATTGTATGAAAAAACACATCGCTGCACATCTTCTGCAGGTAAGCTTGTTTTATTCCAGCGCTAA